One Oharaeibacter diazotrophicus DNA segment encodes these proteins:
- a CDS encoding ABC transporter substrate-binding protein: MRSAFPLFRRLAPALAGLGLLAAAAMPAAAVESTDPIKITLHDWTGQLLSAHIMGEVLKKAGYNVEYVQADYLAQFAGLKTGDLDLAMEIWATTGREALEEAVASGGVENLGESGLQAIEEWWYPDYVKEKCPGLPDWKALKDCAEIFSTPETAPKGRYLGGPVTWGGFDEERVEALDLPFEVVHAGTDAALFAELESAEQRKAPIVLWIYAPHWAPAKYKGEFVQFPPYEKACYEDPAWGENPDATHDCGKPRGPIWKAGWSGIKDKWPGAYKAIKAFTLDNDEMGKMVGEVDLDGKKLDDVVAEWMKTNEARWKPWVE, from the coding sequence ATGCGCAGTGCCTTCCCCCTGTTCCGACGCCTCGCGCCGGCGCTCGCCGGCCTCGGCCTCCTCGCCGCGGCGGCGATGCCGGCGGCGGCGGTCGAATCCACCGACCCGATCAAGATCACCCTGCACGACTGGACCGGTCAGCTGCTCTCGGCCCACATCATGGGCGAGGTGCTGAAGAAGGCCGGCTACAACGTCGAATACGTCCAGGCCGACTATCTCGCCCAGTTCGCCGGCCTGAAGACCGGCGACCTCGACCTCGCCATGGAGATCTGGGCCACCACCGGCCGCGAGGCGCTCGAGGAGGCCGTCGCCTCCGGCGGCGTCGAGAACCTCGGCGAGAGCGGGCTGCAGGCGATCGAGGAGTGGTGGTACCCGGACTACGTCAAGGAGAAGTGCCCGGGCCTGCCCGACTGGAAGGCGCTGAAGGACTGCGCGGAGATCTTCTCGACGCCGGAGACGGCGCCGAAGGGCCGCTATCTCGGCGGCCCGGTCACCTGGGGCGGCTTCGACGAGGAGCGCGTCGAGGCGCTCGACCTGCCCTTCGAGGTGGTCCACGCCGGCACCGACGCGGCGCTGTTCGCCGAACTCGAATCCGCCGAGCAGCGCAAGGCGCCGATCGTGCTGTGGATCTACGCGCCGCACTGGGCCCCGGCCAAGTACAAGGGCGAGTTCGTCCAGTTCCCGCCCTACGAGAAGGCCTGCTACGAGGATCCCGCCTGGGGCGAGAACCCCGACGCCACCCACGACTGCGGCAAGCCGCGCGGGCCGATCTGGAAGGCCGGCTGGTCCGGCATCAAGGACAAGTGGCCGGGCGCCTACAAGGCGATCAAGGCCTTCACCCTCGACAACGACGAGATGGGCAAGATGGTCGGCGAGGTGGACCTCGACGGCAAGAAGCTCGACGACGTCGTCGCCGAGTGGATGAAGACCAACGAGGCGCGCTGGAAGCCCTGGGTGGAGTGA
- a CDS encoding quaternary amine ABC transporter ATP-binding protein translates to MSQSDIAPHLAATGLWKLYGPADVDLTHHVDAARTTEELKAAGVVGAVRGVELSVRRGEIFVIMGLSGSGKSTLVRLLARLIDPTAGAVTFDGRDLVDLPPRELIEIRRHRMAMVFQNFALLGHLSALGNVAFPLEVRGLPRAERERRAREVLQLVGLEGRENSYPRQLSGGQQQRVGIARALAGDPELLFLDEPFSALDPLIRREMQDEFLRLQAVLKKTIVFITHDFDEAIRLAGRIAIMKDGAIEQIGTPEDLVLRPATPYVAAFTRQVSPSKVRTVASLMRPLPEGGAVPAGYPEVAADAKVADVGPRFRAAPGPFLVTDGDGRPAGVLRRDDVVDVVLGG, encoded by the coding sequence ATGAGCCAGTCCGACATCGCGCCGCATCTCGCCGCCACCGGCCTGTGGAAGCTCTACGGGCCGGCCGACGTCGACCTGACGCACCACGTCGACGCGGCGCGGACGACCGAGGAGCTGAAGGCCGCGGGGGTGGTCGGGGCCGTGCGCGGGGTCGAGCTGTCGGTGCGCCGCGGCGAGATCTTCGTGATCATGGGCTTGTCCGGCTCCGGCAAGTCGACGCTGGTGCGCCTGCTCGCCCGCCTGATCGACCCGACCGCCGGCGCCGTCACCTTCGACGGCCGCGACCTCGTCGACCTGCCGCCGCGCGAGCTGATCGAGATCCGCCGCCACCGCATGGCGATGGTGTTCCAGAACTTCGCCCTGCTCGGTCACCTCTCCGCCCTCGGCAACGTCGCCTTCCCGCTCGAGGTCCGGGGGCTGCCCCGGGCCGAGCGCGAACGGCGCGCCCGCGAGGTGCTGCAACTGGTCGGCCTCGAGGGCCGCGAGAATTCCTATCCGCGCCAGCTCTCCGGCGGCCAGCAGCAGCGCGTCGGCATCGCCCGCGCGCTCGCCGGCGATCCGGAGCTGCTCTTCCTCGACGAGCCCTTCTCGGCGCTCGACCCGCTGATCCGTCGCGAGATGCAGGACGAGTTCCTGCGCCTGCAGGCGGTCCTGAAGAAGACCATCGTCTTCATCACCCACGACTTCGACGAGGCGATCCGGCTCGCCGGCCGCATCGCCATCATGAAGGACGGCGCGATCGAGCAGATCGGCACGCCGGAGGATCTCGTGCTGCGCCCGGCGACGCCCTACGTCGCCGCCTTCACCCGGCAGGTCTCGCCGTCCAAGGTCCGCACCGTCGCCTCGCTGATGCGGCCGCTGCCCGAGGGCGGGGCGGTGCCGGCGGGGTATCCGGAGGTCGCCGCCGACGCCAAGGTCGCCGACGTCGGCCCGCGCTTCCGCGCCGCGCCGGGCCCGTTCCTGGTGACCGACGGCGACGGCCGGCCGGCGGGCGTGCTGCGGCGCGACGACGTCGTCGACGTGGTACTCGGAGGCTGA
- a CDS encoding ABC transporter permease, whose product MTDGIATAAAPPRGLAGPSRRLVGWAAFLAVCIVVSLTAKGLAPAAAVYPKAWVVPVRRWISAFMKWLVESADLGLFTVREATRAVAAVLAVPYDVALGLFARGLVDGPGTDAPQILPPLSWAAVVLLVAAAGTWAGGRRLGLFVGACFLYLAVFGEWQAAMTTLASIVVAVPLGVAGGLAVGLAAYRSRGFERAISPLLDLMQTVPVFAYLVPILVLFGFGPVAAILATVIYAMPPMVRITIVGLRAVPAEVLELAAMIGCTPRQTTWRVLLPTALPALMVGVNQVIMLSLNMVIIASMIGAGGLGFDVLAALRKLDIGGGVESGLAIVVLAVALDRLSQAVAVREARRTTGADGTPRRDPAIGLALAGAAAATVGALFVPALATYPEAFRLTTGPIWSDAIAWINVHFFDTLDAVKNALLLGVLIPVKRFLLELPWTVVVAVVTALGWSAGGLRLAGLVLVLTSAIAMVGLWEPAMVTLYLCGVSVAIAMLIGVPIGIAASTRPRLWRVVEAGIDTLQTLPSFVYLIPVVMLFRVGDFSAMVAVVAYAVVPAVRYTAVGLMRVDPQLLEAGVVAGCTPWQLLTKVKLRLAFPEILLGLNQTVMLALSMLVITALVGTRDLGQEVYVGLTKADVGRGVVAGLAIAFIAIVADRLIMAAAGRRNATRGGH is encoded by the coding sequence GTGACGGACGGCATCGCCACCGCCGCCGCGCCGCCGCGCGGCCTCGCCGGGCCGTCCCGCCGCCTCGTCGGCTGGGCGGCGTTCCTGGCGGTCTGCATCGTCGTCTCGCTGACGGCGAAGGGCCTGGCGCCGGCCGCCGCGGTCTATCCCAAGGCCTGGGTGGTGCCGGTCCGGCGCTGGATCTCCGCTTTCATGAAATGGCTGGTGGAGAGCGCCGACCTCGGCCTCTTCACCGTGCGCGAGGCGACCCGTGCCGTCGCCGCCGTGCTGGCCGTGCCCTACGACGTCGCGCTCGGCCTGTTCGCCCGCGGCCTCGTCGACGGTCCCGGCACCGACGCGCCGCAGATCCTGCCGCCGCTGTCCTGGGCCGCGGTCGTGCTGCTGGTCGCCGCCGCCGGGACCTGGGCGGGTGGGCGCCGGCTCGGCCTCTTCGTCGGCGCCTGCTTCCTCTATCTCGCGGTGTTCGGCGAGTGGCAGGCGGCGATGACGACGCTGGCCTCGATCGTGGTGGCGGTGCCGCTCGGCGTCGCCGGCGGCCTCGCGGTCGGCCTCGCCGCCTACCGCAGCCGCGGCTTCGAGCGGGCGATCTCGCCGCTGCTCGACCTGATGCAGACGGTGCCGGTATTCGCCTATCTGGTGCCGATCCTGGTGCTGTTCGGCTTCGGCCCGGTCGCCGCCATCCTCGCCACCGTGATCTACGCCATGCCGCCGATGGTCCGGATCACCATCGTCGGCCTGCGCGCCGTGCCGGCCGAGGTGCTCGAACTCGCCGCCATGATCGGCTGCACCCCGCGCCAGACCACGTGGCGGGTGCTGCTGCCGACCGCGCTGCCGGCGCTGATGGTCGGCGTCAACCAGGTGATCATGCTGTCGCTCAACATGGTCATCATCGCCTCGATGATCGGTGCCGGCGGCCTCGGCTTCGACGTGCTGGCGGCGCTGCGCAAGCTCGACATCGGCGGGGGCGTCGAGTCCGGCCTCGCCATCGTGGTGCTGGCGGTGGCGCTCGACCGGTTGTCGCAGGCGGTCGCGGTGCGCGAGGCCCGCCGCACGACCGGGGCCGACGGCACGCCCCGGCGCGACCCCGCGATCGGCCTCGCGCTCGCCGGCGCCGCGGCGGCGACGGTCGGCGCGCTGTTCGTGCCGGCGCTCGCGACCTATCCCGAGGCGTTCAGGCTCACGACCGGGCCGATCTGGTCGGACGCGATCGCCTGGATCAACGTCCATTTCTTCGACACCCTCGACGCGGTCAAGAACGCGCTGCTGCTCGGCGTGCTGATCCCGGTCAAGCGCTTCCTGCTCGAGCTGCCATGGACGGTGGTGGTGGCCGTCGTGACCGCGCTCGGCTGGAGCGCCGGGGGCCTGCGCCTCGCCGGGCTCGTGCTGGTGCTGACGTCGGCGATCGCGATGGTCGGCCTGTGGGAGCCGGCGATGGTGACGCTCTATCTCTGCGGCGTCTCGGTGGCGATCGCCATGCTGATCGGGGTGCCGATCGGCATCGCCGCCTCGACCCGGCCGCGCCTTTGGCGGGTGGTCGAGGCCGGCATCGACACGCTGCAGACCCTGCCGTCCTTCGTCTATCTGATCCCGGTGGTGATGCTGTTCCGCGTCGGCGACTTCTCGGCCATGGTCGCCGTGGTCGCCTACGCCGTGGTGCCGGCCGTGCGCTACACCGCGGTCGGGCTGATGCGGGTCGACCCGCAACTGTTGGAGGCCGGCGTCGTCGCCGGCTGTACGCCGTGGCAGCTCCTGACCAAGGTCAAGCTGCGCCTCGCGTTCCCCGAGATCCTGCTCGGCCTCAACCAGACCGTGATGCTGGCGCTGTCGATGCTGGTGATCACCGCGCTGGTCGGCACCCGCGACCTCGGCCAGGAGGTCTACGTCGGCCTCACCAAGGCGGACGTCGGCCGCGGGGTGGTCGCCGGCCTCGCCATCGCCTTCATCGCCATCGTCGCCGACCGCCTCATCATGGCGGCCGCCGGCCGCCGAAACGCCACCCGGGGAGGGCACTGA
- a CDS encoding choline/ethanolamine kinase family protein, producing the protein MDAETRIRALPIWSGPIAVRPVGGGLSNSNYAVTDAGRTVMVRLGDDLPFHHVFRDREVAVSRAAHAAGLSPAVVHAEPGVSVFEFLTARTYTADDVRANRGRIVEMVRRLHADVARHLVGPAPFFWVFHVVRDYAATLTAKGSRMADRVAEFVAIADRLEAMQVPLPLVFGHHDLLPANIMDDGTRLWLVDWEYGGFGTPLFDLANLAGNAGFSRDEELDLLDGYFGRAPEPALVRAFDAMKAASLLREAMWSLVSELTLNAPGADYEAYTAANLGRLEEALASLEERP; encoded by the coding sequence GTGGACGCCGAGACCCGCATCCGCGCGCTGCCGATCTGGAGCGGGCCGATCGCCGTCCGCCCGGTCGGCGGCGGCCTGTCGAACTCCAACTACGCCGTCACCGACGCCGGGCGCACCGTGATGGTCCGCCTCGGCGACGACCTGCCGTTCCACCACGTCTTCCGCGACCGCGAAGTGGCGGTGAGCCGGGCCGCCCACGCCGCCGGGCTGTCGCCGGCGGTGGTCCACGCCGAGCCCGGCGTCAGCGTGTTCGAGTTCCTGACCGCGCGGACCTACACGGCGGACGACGTGCGCGCCAATCGGGGGCGCATCGTCGAGATGGTGCGCCGGCTGCACGCCGACGTCGCCCGCCACCTCGTCGGCCCGGCGCCGTTCTTCTGGGTGTTCCACGTCGTGCGCGACTACGCCGCGACCCTGACGGCCAAGGGCAGCCGGATGGCCGACCGGGTGGCCGAGTTCGTGGCGATCGCCGACCGGCTCGAGGCGATGCAGGTGCCGCTGCCGCTGGTGTTCGGCCACCACGACCTCCTGCCCGCCAACATCATGGACGACGGCACCCGGCTCTGGCTGGTCGACTGGGAATACGGCGGCTTCGGCACGCCGCTGTTCGACCTCGCCAACCTCGCCGGCAACGCCGGCTTCTCCCGCGACGAGGAGCTCGACCTGCTCGACGGCTATTTCGGCCGGGCACCCGAGCCGGCGCTCGTGCGCGCCTTCGACGCCATGAAGGCCGCCTCGCTCTTGCGCGAGGCGATGTGGAGCCTCGTCTCCGAACTCACCCTGAACGCGCCGGGGGCCGACTACGAGGCCTACACCGCCGCCAATCTCGGGCGCCTCGAAGAAGCGCTCGCCTCCCTCGAGGAAAGACCATGA
- a CDS encoding GcvT family protein has product MSTPTIPTQADVVVIGGGIVGCSTAYHLARDHRRNVLLLESGRLTNGSTWHAAGLVGQLRTSASITRLLKYSVELYSKLEAETGLATGWKQNGGLRLACNQDRWIEIKRQATTAKSFGLEMHLLSPKEALDLWPLMDPSDLVGAAFLPTDGQASPSDITQSLAKGARMHGAKIVEGVAVTGFRIENGRVTGLDTTAGPVACEKVVICAGMWSKEVGRLAGVSIPLQPVQHQYILTEKIDGVSPNLPTLRDPDRLIYFKEEVGGLSMGGYETNPIAWAEAGIPKNFEFQLLDENWDHFEPHMIQAIERVPALANAGVKQMINGPESFTPDGNFMLGEAPEVKGVFVGCGFNAFGIASGGGAGWALANWVETGEQPMDLWVVDIRRFAGLHRDDAWVCERTLEAYGKHYSIAWPHEEYKSARPRIVSPLYERLKAEGAVFGSKLGWERPNWFAAPGEAAEDVPSQGRTNWFEPVGAEHRACREAVVVFDQSSFAKFEVSGPKAAERLEWVAANRVARGPGRLTYTQMLNSRGGIECDLTVAQIADDRFYVVTGTGFRTHDGAWIRDHLGTDGVTFTDVTEDWGTLSLMGPKARDVLAAVTDADMSNAAAPFGSVRDIVVAGHPVRALRVTYVGELGWELHVPLAATGDVFDALMAAGAPHGIRPAGYRAIESLRLEKGYRAWGSDITPNDSPVEAGLGWAVKLKSNLDFLGRAATAAIASAPLKKRLVGFTVADPDCFLVGRETILRDGVPVGYLASGGWGYTVDAAIGYGYVRREEGVAEDWLTAGRYELDVANRIFPATLALGPLYDPAMARVKA; this is encoded by the coding sequence ATGAGCACGCCCACCATCCCGACCCAGGCGGACGTCGTCGTCATCGGCGGCGGCATCGTCGGCTGTTCGACCGCCTACCACCTCGCCCGCGACCACCGCCGGAACGTGCTGCTGCTGGAGAGCGGCCGGCTCACCAACGGCTCGACCTGGCACGCCGCCGGCCTCGTCGGCCAACTGCGTACCTCGGCCTCGATCACCCGGTTGCTGAAGTATTCGGTCGAGCTCTATTCCAAGCTCGAGGCCGAGACCGGCCTCGCCACCGGCTGGAAGCAGAACGGCGGCCTGCGCCTCGCCTGCAACCAGGACCGCTGGATCGAGATCAAGCGGCAGGCCACCACCGCCAAGAGCTTCGGCCTCGAGATGCACCTGCTCTCGCCGAAGGAGGCGCTCGACCTCTGGCCGCTGATGGATCCGTCCGACCTCGTCGGCGCCGCCTTCCTGCCGACCGACGGGCAGGCCAGCCCCTCCGACATCACCCAGTCGCTCGCCAAGGGCGCGCGCATGCACGGGGCGAAGATCGTCGAGGGCGTCGCCGTCACCGGCTTCCGGATCGAGAACGGCCGCGTCACCGGCCTCGACACCACCGCCGGGCCGGTCGCCTGCGAGAAGGTCGTCATCTGCGCCGGCATGTGGTCGAAGGAGGTCGGCCGCCTCGCCGGCGTCTCGATCCCGCTGCAGCCGGTGCAGCACCAGTACATCCTCACCGAGAAGATCGACGGCGTCTCGCCGAACCTGCCGACGCTGCGCGACCCCGACCGCCTGATCTACTTCAAGGAGGAGGTCGGCGGCCTCTCCATGGGCGGCTACGAGACCAACCCGATCGCCTGGGCCGAGGCGGGCATCCCGAAGAATTTCGAGTTCCAGCTGCTCGACGAGAACTGGGACCACTTCGAGCCGCACATGATCCAGGCGATCGAGCGCGTGCCGGCGCTGGCGAATGCCGGCGTCAAGCAGATGATCAACGGCCCGGAGAGCTTCACGCCCGACGGCAACTTCATGCTCGGCGAGGCGCCGGAGGTGAAGGGCGTGTTCGTCGGCTGCGGCTTCAATGCCTTCGGCATCGCGTCCGGCGGCGGCGCCGGCTGGGCGCTCGCCAACTGGGTCGAAACCGGCGAGCAGCCGATGGACCTGTGGGTCGTCGACATCCGCCGCTTCGCCGGCCTGCACCGCGACGACGCCTGGGTCTGCGAGCGCACGCTCGAGGCCTACGGCAAGCACTACTCGATCGCCTGGCCGCACGAGGAGTACAAGTCGGCCCGCCCGCGCATCGTCTCGCCGCTCTACGAGCGCCTGAAGGCGGAGGGCGCCGTGTTCGGCTCCAAGCTCGGCTGGGAGCGGCCGAACTGGTTCGCCGCCCCGGGCGAAGCCGCCGAGGACGTGCCCTCGCAGGGCCGCACCAACTGGTTCGAGCCGGTCGGCGCCGAGCACCGCGCCTGCCGCGAGGCCGTGGTGGTGTTCGACCAGTCGTCCTTCGCCAAGTTCGAAGTCAGCGGCCCGAAGGCCGCCGAGCGGCTGGAATGGGTCGCCGCCAACCGGGTCGCCCGCGGCCCGGGCCGGCTGACCTATACCCAGATGCTGAACTCGCGCGGCGGCATCGAGTGCGACCTCACGGTGGCGCAGATCGCCGACGACCGCTTCTACGTCGTCACCGGTACCGGCTTCCGCACCCACGACGGCGCCTGGATCCGCGACCACCTCGGCACCGACGGAGTCACCTTCACCGACGTCACCGAGGACTGGGGCACGCTGTCGCTGATGGGGCCGAAGGCGCGCGACGTGCTCGCCGCCGTCACCGACGCGGACATGTCCAACGCCGCCGCGCCCTTCGGCAGCGTCCGCGACATCGTCGTCGCCGGCCACCCGGTCAGGGCGCTGCGCGTCACCTACGTCGGCGAACTCGGCTGGGAGCTGCACGTGCCGCTCGCCGCCACCGGAGACGTCTTCGACGCGCTGATGGCCGCCGGCGCGCCGCACGGCATCCGCCCGGCCGGCTACCGGGCGATCGAGTCGCTGCGCCTCGAGAAGGGCTACCGCGCCTGGGGCTCGGACATCACGCCGAACGACAGCCCGGTCGAGGCCGGGCTCGGCTGGGCGGTCAAGCTGAAGTCGAACCTCGACTTCCTCGGCCGCGCTGCGACGGCGGCGATCGCGTCGGCGCCGCTGAAGAAGCGCCTCGTCGGCTTCACCGTCGCCGATCCCGACTGCTTCCTGGTGGGCCGCGAGACCATCCTGCGCGACGGCGTGCCGGTCGGCTACCTCGCCAGCGGCGGCTGGGGCTACACCGTCGACGCCGCCATCGGCTACGGCTACGTCCGCCGCGAGGAGGGCGTCGCCGAGGACTGGCTGACCGCGGGGCGCTACGAGCTCGACGTCGCCAACCGGATCTTCCCGGCGACGCTCGCGCTCGGCCCGCTCTACGACCCGGCCATGGCGCGCGTGAAGGCGTGA
- a CDS encoding GcvT family protein, giving the protein MSSSLPSHARIVVVGGGAVGTSVAYQLAKAGERDVLLIEKAQLTHGCTWHAAGLVGQLRTKANLTRLMQNSVAVFDQLEADTGQAVDWKRVGSLRLAGSEARWSEIRRTLSIARSFDFEAHTLNAREARDLFPFIVEDGIVGAAFIPSDGYVDPYSLTMAYAKGARAGGVKIREGVLVTDIVVADGRVTGVVTDHGNVSCEILVNCAGLWARRVGEMAGLSLPAGVVEHQYFVTEQTIDLPPGIPTLRDPDRIFYLKPDVRSFAIGGWEEGAPECWNSRPPFDFGRSLFPADMDRLALFAEPAAERMPILNETGIRTVINGPIPVSADGEPIMGPVPGIPNLFVACGFTAGIAASGGAGLAMAAWILDGDPGMDLWPFDVRRFGPHHGQSRHLGERARTAYAGYYKLHYPGEETSVGRGLRRSPLHGLLDDAGARFGNRFGWERPNWFAEPGDAPERPTFEDVPAGFDAVAREVRAIRSGVALIDQTSFAKFEVTGPGAFAALQALVANDLSGGPGKVTYTQILNARGGIEADVTVLEPEAGRFFVITGSGFGVRDGATIRAGLPTDGSVAIHEVTSGYAVLNLCGPASRAVLETVSATDVSNAAFPFLGCRIVEIGDATVVASRIGYVGELGYELLIPSEFAPHVYESLKAAGAAHGIRDAGYKAIDSCRMEKGYLYWSADVGPDDDPYEAGLGFCVKPDKGPFQGRDAIVAKKAAGRRRKLVSFRVDGFAPLMGGEAILADGRVVGSTTSGGYGHHLGCSIAFGYVPTEGLEAARFELEAFGRLHPATVGPRCLYDAKGERLKS; this is encoded by the coding sequence ATGTCCTCCTCGCTTCCCTCCCACGCCCGCATCGTCGTCGTCGGCGGCGGTGCCGTCGGTACCTCGGTCGCCTACCAGCTCGCCAAGGCCGGCGAGCGCGACGTGCTGCTGATCGAGAAGGCGCAGCTGACCCACGGCTGCACCTGGCACGCGGCCGGCCTCGTCGGTCAGCTGCGCACCAAGGCCAACCTGACCCGGCTGATGCAGAACTCGGTCGCCGTGTTCGACCAGCTCGAGGCCGACACCGGTCAGGCGGTCGACTGGAAGCGCGTCGGCTCGCTCCGACTGGCGGGGTCCGAGGCGCGCTGGTCGGAGATCCGGCGGACGCTGTCGATCGCCCGTTCCTTCGACTTCGAGGCGCACACGCTGAACGCCCGCGAGGCCCGCGACCTCTTCCCGTTCATCGTCGAGGACGGCATCGTCGGCGCCGCCTTCATCCCCTCCGACGGCTACGTCGACCCCTATTCGCTGACCATGGCCTACGCCAAGGGCGCCCGCGCCGGCGGCGTCAAGATCCGCGAGGGCGTGCTCGTCACCGACATCGTGGTGGCCGACGGCCGGGTGACCGGCGTCGTCACCGACCACGGCAACGTCTCCTGCGAGATCCTGGTCAACTGCGCCGGCTTGTGGGCGCGGCGGGTCGGCGAGATGGCCGGGTTGTCGCTGCCGGCCGGCGTGGTCGAGCACCAGTATTTCGTCACCGAGCAGACCATCGACCTGCCGCCGGGCATTCCGACCCTGCGCGACCCCGACCGCATCTTCTACCTGAAGCCCGACGTGCGCTCCTTCGCCATCGGCGGCTGGGAGGAGGGCGCGCCGGAGTGCTGGAACTCGCGCCCGCCCTTCGACTTCGGCCGCTCGCTGTTCCCGGCCGACATGGACCGCCTCGCCCTGTTCGCCGAACCGGCGGCCGAGCGCATGCCGATCCTGAACGAGACCGGTATCCGCACCGTCATCAACGGCCCGATCCCGGTCTCGGCCGACGGCGAGCCGATCATGGGCCCGGTGCCGGGCATCCCCAACCTCTTCGTCGCCTGCGGCTTCACCGCCGGCATCGCGGCGTCCGGCGGCGCCGGCCTCGCCATGGCCGCCTGGATCCTCGACGGCGATCCGGGCATGGACCTCTGGCCCTTCGACGTCCGCCGCTTCGGTCCGCACCACGGCCAGTCGCGGCATCTCGGCGAGCGCGCCCGCACCGCCTACGCCGGCTACTACAAGCTCCATTATCCGGGCGAGGAGACCTCGGTCGGCCGGGGCCTCCGCCGCTCGCCGCTGCACGGCCTGCTCGACGACGCCGGCGCCCGCTTCGGCAACCGCTTCGGCTGGGAGCGGCCGAACTGGTTCGCCGAGCCCGGCGACGCCCCGGAGCGCCCGACCTTCGAGGACGTGCCGGCCGGCTTCGACGCGGTGGCGCGCGAGGTGCGGGCGATCCGCTCCGGCGTCGCGCTGATCGACCAGACCTCCTTCGCCAAGTTCGAGGTGACCGGCCCCGGCGCCTTCGCGGCGCTGCAGGCCCTCGTCGCCAACGACCTCTCCGGCGGCCCGGGCAAGGTCACCTACACCCAGATCCTCAACGCCCGCGGCGGCATCGAGGCCGACGTCACCGTGCTGGAGCCGGAGGCCGGCCGCTTCTTCGTGATCACCGGCTCGGGCTTCGGCGTCCGCGACGGCGCGACGATCCGCGCCGGCCTGCCGACCGACGGCTCGGTGGCGATCCACGAGGTGACGTCCGGCTACGCCGTGCTGAACCTCTGCGGCCCCGCCTCGCGGGCGGTACTGGAGACCGTGTCGGCCACCGACGTCTCCAACGCCGCCTTCCCGTTCCTCGGCTGCCGGATCGTCGAGATCGGCGACGCCACGGTGGTGGCGAGCCGGATCGGATACGTCGGAGAACTCGGCTACGAGCTTCTGATCCCTTCGGAATTCGCCCCGCACGTCTACGAGAGCCTGAAGGCGGCCGGCGCCGCCCACGGCATCCGCGACGCCGGCTACAAGGCGATCGACAGCTGCCGGATGGAGAAGGGCTATCTCTACTGGTCGGCCGACGTCGGCCCCGACGACGACCCCTACGAGGCCGGCCTCGGCTTCTGCGTCAAGCCGGACAAGGGCCCGTTCCAGGGCCGCGACGCGATCGTGGCGAAGAAGGCGGCCGGGCGCCGGCGCAAGCTGGTGTCGTTCCGCGTCGACGGCTTTGCGCCGCTGATGGGCGGCGAGGCGATCCTCGCCGACGGCCGCGTCGTCGGCTCGACCACCAGCGGCGGCTACGGCCACCATCTCGGCTGCTCGATCGCCTTCGGCTATGTTCCGACCGAGGGCCTCGAGGCGGCGCGCTTCGAACTGGAGGCCTTCGGCCGGTTGCATCCGGCGACGGTCGGCCCGCGCTGCCTCTACGACGCCAAGGGCGAGCGGCTGAAGTCGTGA
- a CDS encoding choline/ethanolamine kinase family protein has product MADDIIGTDEAEALATFGGLGLVPAGTPATARRLGGLTNRVFRIEAGGTAFCLRLAGAGTEEYIDRGREAEMARLAAAAGVSPEVLAVDPATGVMVTRFLDGVATMTPAGFADRAGAPARAGRVFRQLHDGAAAFPSRFELFQMIDDYLRILSTKTVDLPEGYFDVLKEAETVKAALSARPLPLASCHCDPLCENFLDTGERMWLVDWEYGGTNDPMWDLGDLSVEGAFSPEQDEEMLAAYFPAGPTPAERGRMVIYKAMCDLLWTLWGLIQHANGNPADDFAAYAAGRFARCRALMATTDFAGHVAAVARG; this is encoded by the coding sequence ATGGCGGACGACATCATCGGAACCGACGAGGCCGAGGCGCTCGCGACCTTCGGCGGCCTCGGCCTCGTGCCGGCGGGAACGCCGGCGACGGCGCGCCGGCTCGGCGGCCTGACCAACCGGGTGTTCCGGATCGAGGCCGGCGGCACCGCCTTCTGCCTGCGCCTCGCCGGCGCCGGCACCGAGGAGTACATCGACCGCGGGCGCGAGGCCGAGATGGCCCGGCTCGCCGCCGCGGCCGGCGTCTCGCCCGAGGTCCTCGCCGTCGACCCCGCCACCGGCGTGATGGTGACCCGCTTCCTCGACGGCGTCGCCACCATGACGCCGGCCGGCTTCGCGGACCGCGCCGGCGCCCCGGCCCGGGCGGGACGGGTGTTCCGCCAGCTCCACGATGGCGCGGCGGCGTTCCCGTCGCGCTTCGAGCTGTTCCAGATGATCGACGACTATCTCCGCATCCTGTCGACGAAAACCGTCGACCTGCCCGAGGGCTACTTCGACGTCCTGAAGGAGGCGGAGACCGTCAAGGCCGCGCTCTCGGCCCGGCCGCTGCCGCTGGCGTCCTGCCACTGCGACCCGCTCTGCGAGAACTTCCTCGACACCGGCGAGCGCATGTGGCTGGTCGACTGGGAATACGGCGGCACCAACGACCCGATGTGGGACCTCGGCGACCTCTCGGTCGAGGGCGCCTTCTCGCCCGAACAGGACGAGGAGATGCTGGCGGCCTATTTCCCCGCTGGCCCGACGCCGGCCGAGCGCGGCCGCATGGTGATCTACAAGGCGATGTGCGATCTCCTGTGGACGCTCTGGGGCCTGATCCAGCACGCCAACGGCAACCCCGCCGACGACTTCGCCGCCTACGCCGCCGGCCGCTTCGCCCGCTGCCGGGCGCTGATGGCGACGACGGACTTCGCCGGCCACGTCGCCGCCGTGGCACGAGGCTGA